The proteins below are encoded in one region of Helianthus annuus cultivar XRQ/B chromosome 2, HanXRQr2.0-SUNRISE, whole genome shotgun sequence:
- the LOC110920128 gene encoding double-stranded RNA-binding protein 8 has product MEEQQQSVSSCYVFKSRLQEYAQKAGLTTPIYHTIKEGPSHQPVFRSTVVVNEESYHSLTGFLNRKAAEQSAAEVALIEIAKTGATDKSVSHPVHETGLCKNLLQEYAQKMNYAIPSYVCTRDESKGRDSPFSCTVDIGGMKYIGTAAKTKKEAELKAAKIALLAIRMSTPEPNVEPDTPDLESLYTVVPSKRKEPERAVGETEEKVKTNKRKKGKFKRRKRKFDAARGEVVEVKTNGDNLKSNGESVSNGESVSNGESVLVQSEDQSLVLE; this is encoded by the exons ATGGAGGAGCAACAGCAGA GTGTGTCAAGTTGTTACGTATTTAAAAGTCGATTGCAAGAGTATGCTCAAAAGGCAGGACTCACCACCCCTATTTATCATACTATCAAGGAAGGCCCTTCACACCAGCCAGTATTCAGGTCAACTGTCGTAGTAAATGAGGAAAGCTATCATTCCCTGACCGGATTTTTGAATCGAAAGGCGGCTGAACAATCTGCTGCTGAAGTTGCTCTCATTGAAATTGCTAAAACTGGTGCAACAGATAAAAGCGTCTCTCATCCCGTG CATGAAACCGGATTGTGCAAAAATCTACTTCAAGAATACGCACAAAAGATGAACTATGCCATCCCATCATACGTCTGCACAAGAGACGAGAGCAAGGGCCGAGATTCCCCGTTTTCTTGTACTGTTGACATAGGAGGAATGAAATATATAGGTACAGCAGCAAAGACAAAGAAGGAGGCGGAACTTAAAGCTGCGAAAATCGCTCTTTTGGCTATAAGAATGAGTACACCCGAGCCAAACGTAGAACCCGACACACCCGACCTGGAATCCTTATACACAGTGGTCCCCAGTAAACGGAAGGAGCCTGAGCGGGCTGTCGGGGAAACAGAGGAAAAGGTGAAGACAAATAAGAGGAAAAAGGGCAAGTTTAAGAGACGAAAGAGGAAATTTGATGCTGCACGAGGTGAAGTTGTCGAGGTGAAAACAAACGGCGATAATTTGAAGTCAAATGGGGAAAGCGTTTCAAATGGGGAAAGCGTTTCAAACGGGGAAAGCGTTTTGGTTCAGAGCGAGGACCAGAGTTTGGTTTTAGAATAG
- the LOC110920138 gene encoding uncharacterized protein LOC110920138 — protein sequence MAISVMASDIIMQVLFIFTLIFMFLWTLNIPQNLFNNFRYRDRSIYAAKRHFVLGADLLSRSRSTGDRNLAKSAAEHADKSIAINPNDAAVHILKALALDLQGFTTSALEALEAALSPLTAKSLSDGERSDALCKRAEIKMKIGGGGGGVEAAVVDLVEAVRLNGGNTAALRLLGECYEKKGMSEEALKAYVELLKVEPRSAFGQDAVKRLRSGSGSS from the coding sequence ATGGCGATATCGGTCATGGCATCCGATATAATAATGCAAGTACTCTTCATCTTCACCTTGATCTTCATGTTCTTATGGACCCTCAACATACCTCAAAACCTCTTCAACAACTTCCGCTACCGCGACAGATCCATCTACGCCGCCAAGCGCCACTTCGTCCTCGGCGCCGATCTCTTATCCCGATCCAGATCCACTGGCGACCGGAACCTCGCCAAATCCGCCGCCGAACACGCCGATAAATCCATCGCCATCAACCCAAACGACGCCGCAGTGCATATTCTCAAGGCGCTGGCGCTCGATCTGCAAGGATTTACCACGTCGGCGCTCGAGGCGTTGGAGGCGGCGCTGTCGCCGTTGACGGCGAAGTCGTTGAGTGACGGTGAGAGGAGTGATGCGTTGTGTAAGAGGGCGGAGATTAAGATGAagatcggtggtggtggtggtggagtggagGCAGCTGTGGTGGATCTGGTGGAGGCGGTGCGGTTGAACGGTGGTAACACGGCGGCGTTGCGGTTGTTGGGAGAGTGTTATGAAAAGAAGGGGATGAGTGAGGAGGCTTTGAAGGCGTATGTGGAGTTGTTGAAGGTTGAGCCGCGGTCGGCTTTTGGTCAAGACGCAGTTAAGCGCTTGCGTTCGGGTTCGGGTTCGAGCTAA